In Labilibaculum sp. DW002, one DNA window encodes the following:
- the upp gene encoding uracil phosphoribosyltransferase — MVHTIGDNNSLFNQFIAEIRDVNVQNDPLRFRRNLERVGEIFAYEISKTFNYSEKDVQTPLGIAKTNLAEDEVVVASILRAGLPLHNGLLNYFDRSENAFISAYRNYNEDGEFEIKFEYIASPSIDGKVVILADPMLATGSSMELAYKAILTKGTPKHVHIVSIIASTEGVEFVKEKLAGENITLWMGAVDPELNSKSYIIPGCGDAGDLAFGSKLG; from the coding sequence ATGGTGCATACTATTGGGGACAACAATTCCCTTTTCAACCAATTTATAGCTGAAATTCGCGACGTAAATGTTCAAAATGATCCTTTACGATTCAGAAGAAACCTAGAAAGAGTGGGTGAAATCTTTGCTTATGAAATCAGCAAAACTTTTAATTACTCTGAAAAAGACGTTCAAACTCCGCTTGGAATTGCAAAAACAAATCTTGCTGAAGATGAGGTTGTTGTTGCTTCTATTCTTAGAGCTGGTTTACCATTGCACAATGGTTTATTAAACTACTTCGATCGTTCTGAGAATGCATTCATTTCTGCTTACCGTAATTATAACGAAGATGGTGAATTCGAAATTAAATTCGAATACATTGCGTCTCCTTCTATTGATGGTAAAGTTGTAATTTTAGCAGATCCGATGCTTGCAACAGGTTCATCTATGGAGTTAGCATATAAAGCTATACTTACAAAAGGAACACCAAAGCATGTTCACATTGTTTCTATTATTGCCAGTACAGAAGGTGTTGAATTTGTAAAGGAAAAACTTGCCGGAGAAAATATTACTTTATGGATGGGTGCAGTTGATCCTGAATTAAACTCTAAATCATACATCATTCCTGGTTGTGGTGATGCCGGAGATTTAGCTTTCGGTTCGAAATTAGGATAA
- the rpsT gene encoding 30S ribosomal protein S20, whose product MANHQSAIKRIRQSEARRVHNKYYAKTTRNAVRNLRATTDKEAASELLPKVTAMLDKLAKINVIHKNKAANLKSKLASHVNKL is encoded by the coding sequence ATGGCAAATCATCAATCCGCAATTAAAAGAATTCGTCAGTCTGAGGCTAGAAGAGTGCATAACAAGTACTATGCTAAAACTACGAGAAATGCCGTAAGAAATTTACGTGCGACTACTGATAAGGAAGCTGCTTCTGAGTTGCTACCTAAAGTTACTGCTATGTTGGATAAGTTGGCTAAGATCAACGTAATTCACAAAAACAAAGCGGCTAACTTGAAATCGAAATTAGCTTCACACGTTAACAAACTGTAA
- the folK gene encoding 2-amino-4-hydroxy-6-hydroxymethyldihydropteridine diphosphokinase, giving the protein MTRVYFLLGGNLGDREQILREAIEKMSKDVGTVVKVSAIYETEPWGFHHELNFLNQVVVLDSDLEAIEILNLTQSIEKDLGRIRKKNQYSERTIDIDILFYGEERIASERLEVPHPRIQERMFALMPMMDVGEDLVHPVIGKTIKELLADCPDKMEVKKYK; this is encoded by the coding sequence ATGACTAGAGTCTATTTTTTGTTGGGAGGTAATCTTGGCGATCGGGAACAGATCTTACGAGAGGCAATCGAAAAAATGAGTAAAGATGTTGGAACTGTTGTTAAGGTTTCAGCAATTTATGAAACAGAACCTTGGGGTTTCCATCATGAATTAAATTTCCTTAACCAGGTTGTTGTGCTCGATTCGGACTTGGAAGCTATAGAAATATTGAATCTTACTCAAAGTATAGAGAAGGACTTGGGACGAATTCGCAAAAAGAATCAATATAGTGAAAGAACAATAGATATTGATATCCTTTTTTATGGCGAGGAAAGGATAGCTTCTGAACGTTTGGAAGTACCGCATCCTCGTATTCAAGAAAGAATGTTTGCCTTAATGCCAATGATGGATGTAGGAGAGGATTTAGTTCATCCGGTAATTGGAAAAACGATTAAAGAACTATTGGCAGATTGTCCTGATAAAATGGAAGTGAAAAAATACAAATAA
- the radC gene encoding RadC family protein: MDEYKKLSIKDWAVEDRPREKLMYKGVKSLSSAELLAIIIGSGNRKLSAVELSKYILSHCDNDLNLLAKKSISDLIKIPGIGEAKAIGIISALELGRRQKAFPSKQKQKITCSQDAFDILSPYVEDLGHEEFWVVFLNQANKIVEIKNVSSGGITGTVFDVRLVFKDALLLQATNLILCHNHPSGNLNPSKADKDVTTKASEAGKLMNISVLDHLIIADNQFFSFADEGLI; encoded by the coding sequence ATGGATGAGTATAAGAAATTAAGCATTAAAGACTGGGCAGTTGAAGATCGCCCCAGAGAAAAATTAATGTACAAAGGAGTAAAAAGCTTATCATCAGCTGAACTTCTTGCAATTATTATAGGAAGTGGAAACCGAAAACTATCTGCAGTAGAGTTATCCAAATATATCCTTTCCCATTGCGACAACGATCTAAATTTACTCGCAAAAAAATCCATTTCAGATTTAATAAAAATTCCAGGTATTGGCGAAGCCAAAGCAATTGGAATTATTTCAGCATTAGAATTGGGCCGCAGACAAAAAGCATTCCCTTCTAAACAAAAGCAAAAGATTACTTGTAGCCAAGATGCATTTGATATTCTATCACCCTACGTTGAAGATTTAGGGCATGAAGAATTTTGGGTTGTTTTCTTAAACCAAGCAAACAAGATTGTAGAAATTAAAAACGTTTCATCGGGAGGCATAACAGGAACTGTTTTCGATGTGAGGTTAGTATTTAAAGATGCTCTTCTCTTACAGGCAACCAATTTAATTCTCTGTCACAATCATCCATCTGGAAACCTAAATCCCTCTAAGGCCGACAAAGACGTCACTACAAAAGCTAGCGAAGCTGGTAAGTTGATGAACATATCAGTATTAGATCATCTAATAATAGCAGATAATCAGTTCTTTAGCTTTGCCGATGAAGGCCTAATTTAG